One window of the Candidatus Microbacterium colombiense genome contains the following:
- a CDS encoding HAMP domain-containing sensor histidine kinase translates to MAHQPDAVTTWWRRISLRAKVTGVTVGVLALGLLIAGLGTVPILRTALIANIDQQLPALVSSDLVSRYLDATDVDGETVYTRKDEQPRDFYFAIYDADGALKATAGGSAAGAPQFAETFSPQKAQANEDTVFDLTSEQGKVFRASAALLPSDGGALRVQVVALPLASADRIISQYFSIYITIAFITIFIAALLTRFLVTLTFRRLGQVESTAMSIAAGDFSQRLTDLEPTTEVGRLNYAINTMLDRVDGSLAQRDRTVQHMRRFIGDASHELRTPLVSVRGYAELYRMGAIKGEEDTARAMERIEKEAIRMGVLVEDLLALARLDEEREPEIVALDLRPIARDAALDVRAAAPGRTVTMIDLTTESVTAPTRSIPKPQPEQPAARGLARTPLSRLRRRPRPGADQPAPAIDFSEAADIPVRTPPIVLGEENKVRQVVTNLLGNARRFSPEDGPIEIVVDSDRVRGTGSISVVDHGEGIPPQIREQIFERFWRADTSRARETGGSGLGLAIVASIMKALHGSVAVSETPGGGATFTVTLPLAPSQATPAHLLEDTQPLEPLDL, encoded by the coding sequence ATGGCTCATCAGCCGGACGCGGTCACCACCTGGTGGCGGCGCATCAGCCTTCGCGCGAAGGTCACCGGGGTGACCGTCGGCGTGCTCGCGTTGGGGCTGCTCATCGCCGGACTCGGCACGGTGCCGATCCTGCGGACGGCGCTGATCGCGAACATCGATCAGCAGCTCCCCGCGCTCGTCTCGAGCGACCTGGTGAGCCGCTACCTCGACGCCACGGATGTGGACGGCGAGACCGTGTACACGCGCAAGGACGAGCAGCCCAGGGACTTCTACTTCGCGATCTACGACGCGGACGGCGCGCTCAAGGCCACGGCGGGCGGCTCGGCCGCCGGAGCACCCCAGTTCGCCGAGACGTTTTCGCCGCAGAAGGCGCAGGCGAACGAGGACACCGTCTTCGACCTCACGAGCGAACAGGGCAAGGTCTTCCGCGCCTCGGCGGCGCTGCTCCCCTCCGACGGCGGCGCACTGAGGGTGCAGGTCGTCGCTCTGCCGCTTGCCAGTGCTGACCGGATCATCAGCCAGTACTTCAGCATCTACATCACGATCGCGTTCATCACGATCTTCATCGCGGCGCTGCTGACCCGATTCCTCGTGACGCTGACCTTCCGCCGGCTCGGCCAGGTCGAGTCGACGGCGATGTCGATCGCGGCAGGGGACTTCAGCCAACGCCTCACGGACCTCGAGCCGACGACCGAGGTGGGCCGGCTCAACTACGCGATCAACACGATGCTCGATCGCGTCGACGGCTCCCTCGCACAACGCGACCGCACGGTGCAGCACATGCGCCGCTTCATCGGTGATGCCAGCCACGAGCTGCGCACGCCGCTGGTGAGTGTGCGCGGCTATGCGGAGCTCTACCGGATGGGCGCGATCAAGGGCGAGGAGGACACCGCCCGCGCCATGGAACGCATCGAGAAGGAAGCCATCCGCATGGGCGTGCTCGTCGAGGACCTGCTGGCCCTCGCGCGCTTGGACGAGGAACGCGAGCCCGAGATCGTGGCCCTCGATCTCCGACCGATCGCGCGCGACGCCGCCCTCGACGTGCGGGCTGCCGCGCCCGGGCGCACGGTGACGATGATCGATCTGACGACCGAGAGCGTCACGGCCCCAACGCGCAGCATCCCGAAGCCGCAACCCGAGCAGCCGGCCGCGCGCGGTCTGGCACGCACTCCCCTCTCACGGCTGCGTCGCCGCCCGCGTCCCGGCGCCGACCAGCCCGCACCGGCGATCGATTTCTCCGAGGCCGCCGACATCCCCGTCCGCACTCCGCCGATCGTCCTGGGCGAGGAGAACAAGGTGCGTCAGGTGGTGACGAACCTGCTGGGGAACGCACGGCGGTTCTCACCGGAGGACGGCCCGATCGAGATCGTCGTGGATTCGGATCGTGTGCGCGGCACCGGCAGCATCTCCGTCGTGGACCACGGTGAGGGAATCCCCCCGCAGATCCGCGAGCAGATCTTCGAACGGTTCTGGCGTGCCGACACGTCACGCGCGCGGGAGACCGGAGGATCGGGACTCGGACTGGCGATCGTCGCCTCGATCATGAAGGCTCTGCACGGCTCGGTCGCCGTCTCGGAGACCCCGGGCGGCGGGGCGACCTTCACGGTGACACTCCCGCTGGCCCCCTCGCAGGCCACACCCGCCCACCTGCTCGAAGACACGCAGCCACTCGAGCCGCTGGACCTCTGA
- a CDS encoding WXG100 family type VII secretion target, producing MTVFTVDTEAVHAAHGATRATMERLQAESASLMAQLTQLQSSWVGGASSAFQGCAEQWRGAQLHVEQVLDSIGTALGSAATQYADADQYSASLFR from the coding sequence ATGACCGTTTTCACCGTCGACACCGAAGCAGTCCATGCCGCCCACGGCGCGACCCGCGCCACCATGGAGCGACTTCAGGCCGAATCCGCCTCGCTCATGGCGCAGCTCACGCAGCTGCAGTCGTCGTGGGTCGGAGGCGCATCCAGCGCGTTCCAGGGGTGCGCCGAGCAGTGGCGCGGCGCACAGCTGCACGTCGAGCAGGTGCTCGACTCGATCGGTACCGCGCTCGGCTCCGCCGCGACCCAGTACGCCGACGCCGACCAGTACTCGGCCAGCCTGTTCCGCTGA